From a region of the Rhinopithecus roxellana isolate Shanxi Qingling chromosome 8, ASM756505v1, whole genome shotgun sequence genome:
- the PTBP1 gene encoding polypyrimidine tract-binding protein 1 isoform X1, producing the protein MDGIVPDIAVGTKRGSDELFSTCVTNGPFIMSSSNSAANGNDSKKFKGDSRSAGVPSRVIHIRKLPMDVTEGEVISLGLPFGKVTNLLMLKGKNQAFIEMNTEEAANTMVNYYTSVTPVLRGQPIYIQFSNHKELKTDSSPNQARAQAALQAVNSVQSGNLALAASAAAVDAGMAMAGQSPVLRIIVENLFYPVTLDVLHQIFSKFGTVLKIITFTKNNQFQALLQYADPVSAQHAKLSLDGQNIYNACCTLRIDFSKLTSLNVKYNNDKSRDYTRPDLPSGDSQPSLDQTMAAAFGAPGIISASPYAGAGFPPTFAIPQAAGLSVPNVHGALAPLAIPSAAAAAAAAGRIAIPGLAGAGNSVLLVSNLNPERVTPQSLFILFGVYGDVQRVKILFNKKENALVQMADGNQAQLAMSHLNGHKLHGKPIRITLSKHQNVQLPREGQEDQGLTKDYGNSPLHRFKKPGSKNFQNIFPPSATLHLSNIPPSVSEEDLKVLFSSNGGVVKGFKFFQKDRKMALIQMGSVEEAVQALIDLHNHDLGENHHLRVSFSKSTI; encoded by the exons ATGGACGG cATTGTCCCAGATATAGCCGTTGGTACAAAG CGGGGATCTGACGAGCTTTTCTCTACTTGTGTCACTAACGGACCGTTTATCATGAGCAGCAGCAACTCGGCAG CAAATGGAAATGACAGCAAAAAGTTCAAAGGTGACAGCAGAAGCGCCGGCGTCCCCTCCAGAGTGATCCACATCCGGAAGCTCCCTATGGACGTCACAGAAGGAGAGGTCATCTCCCTGGGGCTGCCCTTTGGGAAGGTCACCAACCTCCTGATGCTGAAGGGGAAAAACCAG GCCTTCATCGAGATGAACACGGAGGAGGCTGCCAACACCATGGTGAACTACTACACCTCGGTGACGCCCGTGCTGCGCGGCCAGCCCATCTACATCCAGTTCTCCAACCACAAGGAGTTGAAGACTGACAGCTCTCCCAACCAGGCG CGGGCCCAGGCGGCCCTGCAGGCTGTGAACTCTGTCCAGTCGGGGAACCTGGCCTTGGCTGCCTCGGCGGCGGCTGTGGACGCAGGAATGGCGATGGCTGGGCAGAGCCCCGTGCTCAGGATCATCGTGGAGAACCTCTTCTACCCCGTGACCCTGGATGTGCTGCACCAG ATTTTTTCCAAGTTCGGCACAGTGTTGAAGATAATCACCTTCACCAAGAACAACCAGTTCCAGGCCCTGCTGCAGTACGCGGACCCCGTGAGCGCCCAGCACGCCAAGCTG TCGCTGGACGGGCAGAACATCTACAATGCCTGCTGCACGCTGCGCATCGACTTTTCCAAGCTCACCAGCCTCAACGTCAAGTACAACAATGACAAGAGCCGTGACTACACGCGCCCAGACCTGCCCTCCGGGGACAGCCAGCCCTCGCTGGACCAGACCATGGCCGCGGCCTTCG GTGCACCTGGTATAATCTCAGCCTCTCCGTATGCAGGAGCTGGTTTCCCTCCCACCTTTGCCATTCCTCAAGCTGCAG GCCTTTCCGTTCCCAACGTCCACGGAGCCCTGGCCCCCCTGGCTATTCCCTcggcggcggcggcagctgcAGCGGCAGGCCGGATCGCCATCCCGGGCCTGGCGGGGGCAGGAAATTCTGTATTGCTGGTCAGCAACCTCAACCCAGAG AGAGTCACACCCCAAAGCCTCTTTATTCTTTTCG GCGTCTACGGCGACGTGCAGCGCGTGAAGATCCTGTTCAATAAGAAGGAGAACGCCCTGGTGCAGATGGCAGACGGCAACCAGGCTCAGCTGG CCATGAGCCACCTGAATGGGCACAAACTGCACGGGAAGCCCATCCGCATCACACTCTCAAAGCACCAGAACGTGCAGCTGCCCCGCGAGGGCCAGGAGGACCAGGGCCTGACCAAGGACTATGGCAACTCACCCCTGCACCGCTTCAAGAAGCCGGGCTCCAAGAACTTCCAGAACATATTCCCACCCTCAGCCACGCTGCACCTCTCCAACATCCC ACCCTCCGTCTCCGAGGAGGATCTCAAGGTTCTGTTCTCCAGCAATGGGGGCGTCGTCAAAGGATTCAAGTTCTTCCA GAAGGACCGCAAGATGGCGCTGATCCAGATGGGCTCTGTGGAGGAGGCGGTCCAGGCCCTCATTGACCTGCACAACCATGACCTCGGGGAGAACCACCACCTGCGGGTCTCCTTCTCCAAGTCCACCATCTAG
- the PTBP1 gene encoding polypyrimidine tract-binding protein 1 isoform X2: MDGIVPDIAVGTKRGSDELFSTCVTNGPFIMSSSNSAANGNDSKKFKGDSRSAGVPSRVIHIRKLPMDVTEGEVISLGLPFGKVTNLLMLKGKNQAFIEMNTEEAANTMVNYYTSVTPVLRGQPIYIQFSNHKELKTDSSPNQARAQAALQAVNSVQSGNLALAASAAAVDAGMAMAGQSPVLRIIVENLFYPVTLDVLHQIFSKFGTVLKIITFTKNNQFQALLQYADPVSAQHAKLSLDGQNIYNACCTLRIDFSKLTSLNVKYNNDKSRDYTRPDLPSGDSQPSLDQTMAAAFGLSVPNVHGALAPLAIPSAAAAAAAAGRIAIPGLAGAGNSVLLVSNLNPERVTPQSLFILFGVYGDVQRVKILFNKKENALVQMADGNQAQLAMSHLNGHKLHGKPIRITLSKHQNVQLPREGQEDQGLTKDYGNSPLHRFKKPGSKNFQNIFPPSATLHLSNIPPSVSEEDLKVLFSSNGGVVKGFKFFQKDRKMALIQMGSVEEAVQALIDLHNHDLGENHHLRVSFSKSTI, encoded by the exons ATGGACGG cATTGTCCCAGATATAGCCGTTGGTACAAAG CGGGGATCTGACGAGCTTTTCTCTACTTGTGTCACTAACGGACCGTTTATCATGAGCAGCAGCAACTCGGCAG CAAATGGAAATGACAGCAAAAAGTTCAAAGGTGACAGCAGAAGCGCCGGCGTCCCCTCCAGAGTGATCCACATCCGGAAGCTCCCTATGGACGTCACAGAAGGAGAGGTCATCTCCCTGGGGCTGCCCTTTGGGAAGGTCACCAACCTCCTGATGCTGAAGGGGAAAAACCAG GCCTTCATCGAGATGAACACGGAGGAGGCTGCCAACACCATGGTGAACTACTACACCTCGGTGACGCCCGTGCTGCGCGGCCAGCCCATCTACATCCAGTTCTCCAACCACAAGGAGTTGAAGACTGACAGCTCTCCCAACCAGGCG CGGGCCCAGGCGGCCCTGCAGGCTGTGAACTCTGTCCAGTCGGGGAACCTGGCCTTGGCTGCCTCGGCGGCGGCTGTGGACGCAGGAATGGCGATGGCTGGGCAGAGCCCCGTGCTCAGGATCATCGTGGAGAACCTCTTCTACCCCGTGACCCTGGATGTGCTGCACCAG ATTTTTTCCAAGTTCGGCACAGTGTTGAAGATAATCACCTTCACCAAGAACAACCAGTTCCAGGCCCTGCTGCAGTACGCGGACCCCGTGAGCGCCCAGCACGCCAAGCTG TCGCTGGACGGGCAGAACATCTACAATGCCTGCTGCACGCTGCGCATCGACTTTTCCAAGCTCACCAGCCTCAACGTCAAGTACAACAATGACAAGAGCCGTGACTACACGCGCCCAGACCTGCCCTCCGGGGACAGCCAGCCCTCGCTGGACCAGACCATGGCCGCGGCCTTCG GCCTTTCCGTTCCCAACGTCCACGGAGCCCTGGCCCCCCTGGCTATTCCCTcggcggcggcggcagctgcAGCGGCAGGCCGGATCGCCATCCCGGGCCTGGCGGGGGCAGGAAATTCTGTATTGCTGGTCAGCAACCTCAACCCAGAG AGAGTCACACCCCAAAGCCTCTTTATTCTTTTCG GCGTCTACGGCGACGTGCAGCGCGTGAAGATCCTGTTCAATAAGAAGGAGAACGCCCTGGTGCAGATGGCAGACGGCAACCAGGCTCAGCTGG CCATGAGCCACCTGAATGGGCACAAACTGCACGGGAAGCCCATCCGCATCACACTCTCAAAGCACCAGAACGTGCAGCTGCCCCGCGAGGGCCAGGAGGACCAGGGCCTGACCAAGGACTATGGCAACTCACCCCTGCACCGCTTCAAGAAGCCGGGCTCCAAGAACTTCCAGAACATATTCCCACCCTCAGCCACGCTGCACCTCTCCAACATCCC ACCCTCCGTCTCCGAGGAGGATCTCAAGGTTCTGTTCTCCAGCAATGGGGGCGTCGTCAAAGGATTCAAGTTCTTCCA GAAGGACCGCAAGATGGCGCTGATCCAGATGGGCTCTGTGGAGGAGGCGGTCCAGGCCCTCATTGACCTGCACAACCATGACCTCGGGGAGAACCACCACCTGCGGGTCTCCTTCTCCAAGTCCACCATCTAG